In a genomic window of Mucilaginibacter sp. KACC 22063:
- a CDS encoding S8 family peptidase — protein sequence MLKVGIIDSGINTSELEYNGYPPTGICISKDNAGNLIYSDEDLNDYLNHGTVCAKIIYSYLRDTELFIVKIFDKAPFADEEILTQAIKRCLDEKVDAINVSLGIQSEVISDELINACDMAYSMNIPIVAASHNDNKVSFPAYYPKVLGVGDWENSYANKLKYIKGSPIDFFINGEFDMGNMHFHGSSFACPKITGEVLNILHKNGKLSIEEIKKKLIKQAEKGSLSKLFIRKEYAYQTMSEFDKENLLWLDNKYFHKELKFKPISSLLVVPLYGRNFKFLEKVDLDYLNNTFSILQHEESFEQYHIPKCLSNKQEWQIFDTVAFGHINSKISLYNERDIIDEIKELVKSGKNFMVFDDTTFDVLSAIKKELAASIEIYYPEINRKTLNDFEKFKYLQSFKTPLISVVGVGIQEVVSVQCYIYKILKSAGYAVEYIAPVPEGELTGACFSYPLMHTNMVDLKSDQKVRFLKYLLKAIQAFKSPDIVITGSVTSVIPNTINSNGNWGELIDFLCGTQPDGLIVSVYATDTYEAIINNIKVIKCYTQAQVLCILFMERCDNISSEQMEALKEETGCLLFFDDPEIDLKIKEEVVEFFTTESNVLM from the coding sequence ATGCTGAAGGTTGGTATCATAGATAGTGGAATTAATACTTCTGAATTAGAATATAATGGATACCCACCTACAGGGATCTGCATTTCAAAAGATAATGCAGGCAATCTTATATATTCTGATGAAGATCTTAATGATTACCTTAATCATGGTACTGTTTGCGCTAAAATAATTTACTCGTATTTAAGAGACACAGAATTATTTATTGTTAAAATTTTTGATAAGGCTCCGTTTGCAGACGAGGAGATTTTAACACAAGCTATTAAAAGGTGCCTTGACGAAAAAGTTGACGCTATTAACGTAAGCCTGGGCATACAATCAGAAGTAATTAGTGATGAATTAATAAATGCCTGTGATATGGCATATAGCATGAATATTCCCATTGTTGCGGCTAGCCATAATGATAATAAAGTTTCTTTTCCTGCCTATTATCCAAAGGTTTTGGGGGTTGGAGATTGGGAAAACTCATATGCTAATAAATTAAAATATATAAAAGGTTCTCCGATTGATTTTTTCATAAATGGAGAATTTGACATGGGTAACATGCACTTTCATGGAAGTAGTTTTGCCTGTCCTAAAATAACCGGAGAAGTTTTAAATATTCTTCACAAAAATGGAAAGCTCAGCATAGAAGAGATCAAGAAGAAGTTAATAAAACAAGCTGAAAAAGGCTCTTTATCGAAGTTGTTTATCCGTAAGGAATATGCCTATCAAACCATGTCTGAGTTTGATAAAGAAAACCTGCTATGGCTTGATAATAAATATTTTCATAAGGAATTAAAATTTAAGCCGATCTCAAGTCTTTTGGTTGTGCCGCTGTATGGCAGGAATTTTAAATTTCTTGAAAAAGTTGACCTTGATTATTTAAATAATACATTTTCCATATTACAGCACGAAGAAAGTTTTGAGCAATACCATATCCCTAAATGCCTTTCAAACAAACAGGAGTGGCAAATATTTGATACCGTAGCATTTGGCCATATTAATAGTAAGATTAGCCTGTATAATGAGAGAGATATTATAGATGAGATAAAGGAATTGGTAAAAAGCGGAAAAAATTTCATGGTGTTTGACGATACTACATTTGATGTATTGTCTGCTATCAAAAAGGAATTAGCAGCAAGTATTGAAATTTACTACCCTGAAATCAATAGAAAAACATTGAATGACTTTGAGAAATTCAAGTACCTGCAGTCATTCAAAACACCACTCATTTCAGTTGTTGGAGTCGGTATACAAGAGGTGGTTTCTGTTCAATGTTATATATATAAGATATTAAAAAGCGCAGGCTATGCAGTGGAGTATATAGCACCTGTTCCAGAAGGGGAACTTACCGGAGCATGTTTCTCTTACCCGCTTATGCATACCAATATGGTAGACTTAAAGTCAGATCAAAAAGTAAGATTTTTAAAATACCTGCTTAAAGCAATCCAAGCCTTTAAAAGCCCTGATATTGTGATCACCGGTAGTGTAACAAGTGTAATTCCTAATACTATTAATTCAAATGGGAATTGGGGTGAGCTGATTGATTTTTTGTGCGGGACCCAACCAGATGGTTTAATTGTATCAGTTTATGCAACTGATACCTATGAAGCTATTATAAATAATATAAAAGTGATAAAGTGCTATACCCAAGCCCAGGTTTTATGCATTTTATTTATGGAGAGGTGTGACAATATTTCGTCTGAACAAATGGAGGCGCTGAAAGAAGAAACCGGATGCTTATTGTTTTTTGATGATCCTGAAATCGATCTTAAAATAAAAGAAGAAGTGGTTGAATTTTTTACCACGGAAAGTAATGTTTTGATGTAG
- a CDS encoding ABC transporter ATP-binding protein — MERKTIRIFLSYLYPYWYKEVGLFLLIIGGTAASLASPYCLKIIIDKVIPQKDYRSLILILLGLVFVYIIRLSMSCCSDYLNTWLSNRIVNDIKITLFKNLINKPYAYFDENKPGDIVQKVNNEIHKVQYFLTNSLIRLLNNVFSIIGISVMLCILNYRLFFVSILIFPFSIFINRYSNKKVKYFIEKSCKKEGDIYSFYIDRIKNIKLIKGFNALNNEMRLLTTELNNIFSLYLKTSLYSSISGNAATFFVALGPIIVLAYGGHLVISGLLSIGSVVAFIQYMNRVYSPSNDMVSLYLEYVKAKVSMNRIQDLLEVTENTQNQHHITLSEIDTISFNNVSFGYDENKVIEGFNIELRRGMRYGFVGLSGSGKSTLIKLLGKFYDVEKGSIIVNDSLKINDISNFSWNESVTIVHQEPLILIETVKDNLLYGNPDASEDDLWSVLKFVQLADFIKKMPLQLDTLIGEGGINLSGGQLQQVALARALLKKSKMLILDEATSAIDSFKEDNILRNLREHFNDKIILSISHRLSSIKDFDEIILLEDGKIVEKGAHDDLLNLKGSYYSLFESQLNTARASVY; from the coding sequence ATGGAAAGAAAAACAATCAGAATATTCTTGTCATATCTATACCCATACTGGTATAAGGAAGTTGGATTGTTTTTATTAATAATAGGCGGAACTGCGGCAAGTTTGGCTTCGCCTTATTGCTTGAAAATTATTATTGATAAGGTAATTCCGCAAAAGGATTATCGGTCGTTGATACTTATTCTCTTAGGGTTAGTATTTGTATATATTATCAGGCTTAGCATGAGCTGCTGTTCAGATTATTTAAATACCTGGCTTAGTAATCGGATAGTAAATGATATTAAAATCACATTATTTAAAAATTTAATTAATAAGCCATATGCCTATTTTGATGAGAATAAACCGGGTGATATAGTTCAGAAAGTAAATAATGAGATACATAAAGTTCAGTACTTTCTAACCAATAGCCTCATCCGGCTTTTAAATAATGTTTTCTCAATTATAGGCATATCTGTAATGTTATGCATTCTTAACTACAGGCTTTTTTTTGTTTCTATATTGATTTTTCCATTTTCTATTTTCATAAACAGGTATTCAAATAAAAAAGTAAAATACTTCATAGAAAAGTCCTGTAAGAAGGAGGGGGATATATACAGCTTCTACATTGACAGAATCAAAAACATAAAACTTATCAAAGGTTTTAATGCGCTGAACAATGAAATGCGTTTACTTACAACCGAGTTAAACAATATTTTCTCTTTATACCTTAAAACATCTCTCTACTCCTCAATCAGCGGTAATGCAGCAACCTTTTTTGTTGCTTTAGGCCCAATTATAGTGCTGGCTTATGGTGGTCATCTTGTTATTTCAGGGCTGCTGTCAATAGGTTCAGTAGTTGCTTTTATTCAGTATATGAACAGAGTGTATTCTCCATCAAATGATATGGTTTCACTTTATTTAGAATATGTAAAAGCTAAGGTGTCTATGAACAGAATTCAGGATCTGTTAGAGGTAACTGAAAATACGCAAAATCAGCACCATATAACACTCAGTGAAATTGATACCATTTCTTTTAATAATGTAAGCTTTGGTTATGATGAAAACAAAGTTATAGAAGGGTTCAATATAGAACTGAGACGGGGGATGAGGTATGGTTTCGTTGGCTTAAGTGGTTCTGGGAAAAGTACATTGATAAAGTTGCTTGGAAAGTTTTATGATGTAGAAAAAGGGAGTATCATAGTTAATGATAGTTTAAAAATCAATGATATAAGCAATTTTAGTTGGAATGAAAGCGTCACAATTGTTCATCAAGAACCTCTTATTTTAATTGAAACTGTAAAAGATAATCTTTTATATGGTAATCCTGATGCAAGTGAAGATGACCTTTGGAGTGTGCTTAAATTTGTACAGCTTGCAGATTTCATAAAGAAAATGCCTTTACAACTTGATACCTTAATTGGTGAAGGAGGTATTAATCTGTCAGGCGGCCAGTTACAGCAAGTTGCTTTAGCCCGGGCTTTGTTAAAAAAATCTAAAATGTTGATACTCGATGAAGCAACATCGGCAATTGATTCTTTTAAAGAGGATAATATCTTGCGAAATCTTCGCGAACATTTTAATGATAAAATTATCCTGTCAATTAGCCATCGATTGAGCTCCATTAAAGATTTTGATGAAATTATTCTTTTAGAAGATGGTAAAATAGTTGAAAAAGGTGCTCATGATGATTTGTTAAATCTAAAAGGCAGCTATTACTCTTTATTTGAAAGTCAGCTCAATACTGCAAGGGCATCCGTTTATTAA
- a CDS encoding DUF6734 family protein produces the protein MKIIQTLWTKPGLDAGWIDKQFHFFSWALSCLQLRKFYNDVELYTDQLGKHLLIDIFKLPYTKVHLTLDDFNYSSKLWSAPKLLSYSLQEDPFLHVDGDIFIFSPFNKKRLDHGLVYQNKEIESGSNEFYKKIFLEVLALSEDKSKLPKWIQNASLNNIEALNAGVLGGNNIAYFKKLGELAFDFFDNHSALINNMRNPSYATFIAEQVLASILLKEQEIDHMGLFTTNYVVGPLEVFENNNKEERLQNVDVHALWSSDNPTPFTYFSLDHFGISPFGRQYVHLLGANKKAVFSCSLAAKRLLIDYPEYYYRIKEYFTHEGAKNKRQSNVLQPAFAEVQIEEDNKFNTLKHKVNNLSCRKIFDRTIFLYETLTGQYLKTYNNIEFFISDFDRILQELEGIDRARIEDVFNLEKTRYYLAINSPDDEYLEYLENIAAESIKKIYDISQPDINSFRFEVNKFSRVISTKWNWVDHRSFKKESVPACAKETLILIDVTTKSLIELELTKFNEIVLYAFSTEATYSKAVDKALEIVELQNLEDFQIHFFQCVVYLITAGVLLIK, from the coding sequence ATGAAAATTATTCAAACATTGTGGACTAAACCGGGGCTCGACGCAGGCTGGATTGATAAACAATTTCATTTTTTCTCCTGGGCATTAAGCTGTCTTCAATTAAGAAAGTTTTATAATGATGTTGAGCTTTATACCGATCAACTTGGTAAGCATCTTTTGATAGATATTTTTAAACTTCCCTATACGAAGGTGCATTTGACACTTGATGATTTTAATTATTCAAGTAAGCTATGGTCAGCACCTAAGTTATTGTCTTATAGCCTTCAGGAAGACCCTTTTCTTCATGTTGATGGAGACATTTTTATTTTTAGTCCATTCAATAAAAAACGGTTAGATCACGGCCTGGTCTACCAGAACAAGGAGATAGAATCGGGTAGTAATGAATTTTACAAAAAAATATTCCTTGAAGTCCTTGCGCTATCTGAAGATAAGTCCAAACTACCTAAATGGATTCAAAATGCATCTTTAAATAATATTGAAGCATTAAACGCAGGGGTGCTTGGCGGTAATAATATTGCTTATTTTAAAAAACTGGGTGAGCTGGCATTTGACTTTTTTGACAATCACAGTGCTTTAATAAATAATATGCGAAATCCTTCTTATGCAACATTTATTGCTGAACAGGTATTAGCATCGATACTGCTGAAAGAACAGGAAATTGATCACATGGGGTTGTTTACTACAAATTATGTAGTTGGGCCACTTGAAGTATTTGAAAATAATAACAAAGAAGAACGGCTTCAAAATGTGGATGTTCACGCTTTATGGTCATCAGACAACCCAACTCCCTTCACTTATTTTAGTTTAGATCATTTTGGCATATCGCCATTTGGCCGGCAATATGTGCATCTGCTTGGCGCTAACAAAAAAGCGGTATTCTCATGCAGCTTGGCAGCTAAAAGGCTTTTGATCGATTACCCTGAATATTATTACAGGATTAAAGAATATTTTACACATGAGGGTGCTAAAAATAAAAGGCAGTCAAATGTTTTGCAGCCTGCATTTGCAGAAGTTCAAATTGAAGAAGATAATAAATTCAATACACTGAAGCATAAAGTTAATAATCTGAGTTGCAGAAAAATATTTGACCGAACCATCTTTTTGTATGAAACTCTTACAGGTCAATATCTAAAAACTTACAATAATATTGAGTTTTTTATTAGCGATTTTGACAGGATTTTACAAGAGCTTGAAGGGATTGACCGGGCGCGGATAGAGGATGTTTTTAATTTGGAAAAAACAAGATACTACCTTGCAATTAATTCCCCTGATGATGAATACCTCGAATATCTTGAAAATATCGCGGCTGAATCTATAAAAAAAATCTATGATATCTCTCAGCCTGATATAAACAGCTTTAGGTTTGAGGTGAACAAATTTTCAAGAGTTATTTCAACAAAATGGAATTGGGTTGATCACAGATCTTTTAAAAAAGAGAGTGTTCCGGCATGCGCAAAAGAAACGCTGATTTTAATAGATGTTACAACTAAAAGCCTGATAGAACTTGAACTGACAAAATTTAATGAAATTGTTCTGTATGCATTTTCAACAGAAGCTACCTATTCTAAGGCTGTTGATAAAGCTTTGGAAATTGTTGAGCTACAAAACCTCGAAGACTTTCAAATACATTTCTTTCAATGTGTAGTGTACCTAATTACAGCCGGTGTTTTACTTATTAAATAA